Proteins from a genomic interval of Spea bombifrons isolate aSpeBom1 chromosome 4, aSpeBom1.2.pri, whole genome shotgun sequence:
- the LOC128492311 gene encoding amiloride-sensitive sodium channel subunit beta-like, whose amino-acid sequence MIWQCSQLTATYLQYPTQERVTLVNSARLPFPAITLCNLNRARMSQLNASKYQSLANHLSEGSDEDTPKNDARERYLAFALSQLSAEEQMSLGHQLQDMLISCVFHDEVCDESFFTPFLNPKLGSCYTFNGLRHRSLQDTSSVKPAAVLNATKAGFSYGLTMELFIEQNEYISSLSTAAGLRVVLHGQGKMPFPEDEGVNVPPGQESDIGVVKVHVKRLAKPYNSRCSSGENIRNYYADVYGTDYSREACKKSCAQAKMIKNCGCRMWEFPAPPGLDVPLCNISEPSVNTCVEMYEYKLSHDQLKCQCPLQCEEENFELTMSSSQWPSSMYLDSFAKRLRSKKGSQRMQTIRDNVVKVVVYYQQLNYELIEEVPSMQLVDLFSSIGGLVGLWIGVSVCTVAEFFELILNLLTFVIHQIPKRDRESPENPYIIPQPEACSLVSPTNQSLAWDTIDDISSLLGEHSEDNQSMNNPYEFYDV is encoded by the exons ATGATCTGGCAGTGTAGCCAGCTGACGGCCACCTATCTACAATACCCCACACAGGAGAGGGTAACATTGGTTAATAGTGCTAGACTACCTTTCCCAGCCATCACATTATGCAACCTCAACCGCGCTCGTATGTCTCAGTTGAATGCCTCCAAGTATCAATCTCTAGCTAACCACCTATCCGAGGGTAGTGATGAGGACACTCCTAAGAATGATGCAAGAGAAAGGTACTTAGCTTTTGCACTCTCTCAGTTAAGTGCAGAGGAACAAATGTCCCTGGGGCACCAACTACAGGACATGCTGATATCCTGTGTCTTTCATGATGAAGTCTGTGATGAAAG CTTTTTTACACCTTTCTTAAACCCTAAACTTGGAAGCTGTTACACCTTTAACGGGCTGAGACACAGAAGTCTCCAGGACACATCATCTGTGAAGCCAGCGGCTGTCCTGAATGCTACCAAAGCTGGATTTAGTTATG GACTTACGATGGAGCTATTCATAGAGCAGAATGAGTATATCAGTAGTCTAAGTACTGCAGCTGGGCTAAGGGTGGTACTGCATGGACAAGGGAAGATGCCGTTCCCAGAAGATGAAGGAGTGAATGTTCCACCTGGTCAGGAGTCAGACATTGGAGTAGTGAAG GTTCATGTCAAGCGGCTGGCGAAACCCTATAATAGCAGGTGTAGCAGTGGGGAGAACATCAGGAATTATTATGCAGATGTATATGGGACAGACTACAGCCGAGAG GCTTGTAAGAAGAGCTGTGCCCAAGCTAAAATGATCAAGAACTGTGGTTGCAGAATGTGGGAGTTTCCAGCTCCTCCAGGGCTTGATGTCCCTCTGTGTAACATCAGTGAACCATCCGTTA ATACCTGTGTGGAAATGTATGAATATAAACTATCCCACGATCAACTCAAATGTCAATGTCCACTGCAGTGTGA GGAAGAGAACTTTGAACTCACTATGTCTTCATCACAGTGGCCTAGCAGCATGTACTTG gacTCTTTCGCTAAGCGTCTCCGCAGCAAAAAAGGATCTCAGCGTATGCAAACTATtag AGACAATGTCGTTAAAGTTGTGGTTTATTATCAGCAGCTGAACTATGAGCTAATAGAAGAAGTCCCTTCCATGCAG CTGGTGGACTTATTTTCTAGTATTGGAGGCTTGGTTGGTCTCTGGATCGGAGTCTCTGTCtgcacagtagcagagtttttCGAGCTGATACTGAACCTTTTGACATTTGTCATTCATCAAATCCCAAAAAGAGATCGGGAGTCACCTGAAAATCCATACATAATTCCACAACCTGAGGCATGTTCTCTTGTATCTCCAACAAATCAAAGTTTGGCATGGGATACTATTGATGATATATCTAGTCTACTGGGAGAACACTCTGAGGACAACCAGAGCATGAACAACCCATACGAGTTTTACGATGTATGA